Proteins from a single region of Haloterrigena turkmenica DSM 5511:
- a CDS encoding cytochrome c biogenesis CcdA family protein, producing MIPDASLLTPIAFALTAGIATFFSPCSYPLLPGYVGFYVSQTEDDEASLSGALGRGLVAGVGVLGTFAALLVAAYWIGHSRLSGIVLFEPIVGAILIAFGALIVLDRAPSLSVALPKRRSSVLGFAVFGAGYALAAAGCVAPLFIGVVAQALSLPPFEAALIVGTYIGSVVVLMVSLTVATGMGLVAGAGRLAAHSRLLERLAGVVMIVAGVGQLYLAVVVLDVI from the coding sequence ATGATTCCCGACGCGTCGCTGCTCACGCCGATCGCCTTCGCGCTGACCGCCGGGATCGCGACGTTCTTCTCGCCGTGTTCGTACCCTCTCTTGCCGGGCTACGTCGGGTTCTACGTGAGTCAGACGGAGGACGACGAGGCCTCCCTTTCCGGTGCGCTCGGTCGCGGTCTCGTCGCCGGAGTCGGTGTCCTCGGGACGTTCGCTGCGCTTCTGGTCGCCGCCTACTGGATCGGCCACTCGAGGCTCTCGGGGATCGTCCTCTTCGAACCGATCGTCGGCGCGATCCTGATCGCGTTCGGCGCGTTGATCGTCCTCGATCGGGCGCCCTCGCTTTCGGTGGCGTTACCCAAACGCCGCTCGAGCGTGCTCGGGTTCGCGGTCTTCGGCGCGGGCTACGCGCTGGCAGCGGCGGGCTGTGTGGCGCCGCTGTTTATCGGCGTCGTCGCGCAGGCGCTCTCGCTTCCGCCGTTCGAGGCGGCGCTCATCGTCGGCACCTACATCGGCAGCGTCGTCGTGTTGATGGTCTCGCTGACCGTCGCGACGGGAATGGGACTGGTCGCGGGCGCCGGTCGACTGGCCGCCCACAGTCGGCTCCTCGAGCGACTCGCGGGCGTCGTCATGATCGTCGCCGGAGTCGGCCAGCTGTACCTCGCCGTCGTTGTCCTCGACGTCATCTGA
- a CDS encoding PGF-CTERM sorting domain-containing protein yields the protein MIPSKNAVAAGLVALLLVGSLGAVGMTAAASGAPAADATAGASAQEDDTAQNVSEEAYVEPAPEEGELYYEASNGDWVSYVNPRDEYRSPYLGDGSGKIGVTLLNEAGEPIVGETVPNTTVTIPTGETTSWHSHADPVTVQLPLTEHYDRPLDADQFGTTDDLPQGDGYMDSHTIEMHGHPEDATIEYGEAQVSGEHADKIEVVGYIQKAHDTWETDIDPLEAAEPYEEAGGGWTYRPNASHGQVIVVLQLDSDVTGADGGSVVDDGTNDGDGTNATDDKNTSDSNNETESPPADETDGDGSDDGSSEMPGFGVPAVVVALTAAALVAVRRTG from the coding sequence ATGATTCCGTCGAAAAACGCCGTCGCCGCCGGACTGGTCGCGCTCCTGCTGGTCGGCTCGCTCGGCGCGGTCGGGATGACCGCTGCGGCGAGCGGTGCTCCCGCGGCGGACGCGACCGCCGGCGCGAGCGCACAGGAGGACGACACGGCCCAGAACGTCTCGGAAGAGGCGTACGTCGAACCGGCGCCCGAAGAAGGCGAACTGTACTACGAGGCCAGCAACGGTGACTGGGTCAGCTACGTCAACCCGCGGGACGAGTACCGGTCGCCGTACCTCGGCGACGGCTCCGGGAAGATCGGCGTGACGCTGCTCAACGAGGCGGGCGAGCCGATCGTCGGCGAAACGGTTCCCAACACGACCGTCACGATCCCGACCGGCGAGACGACGTCGTGGCACTCCCACGCCGATCCGGTGACTGTCCAGCTTCCGCTGACCGAGCACTACGATCGACCGCTCGACGCCGATCAGTTCGGCACGACCGACGATCTCCCGCAGGGCGACGGCTACATGGACTCTCACACCATCGAGATGCACGGTCACCCCGAGGACGCGACGATCGAGTACGGCGAGGCGCAAGTCAGCGGCGAGCACGCCGACAAGATCGAGGTCGTCGGCTACATCCAGAAGGCCCACGACACGTGGGAGACCGACATCGACCCGCTCGAAGCCGCCGAGCCCTACGAGGAGGCCGGCGGCGGCTGGACCTACCGGCCGAACGCCTCGCACGGCCAGGTCATCGTCGTCCTCCAGCTCGATAGCGACGTGACGGGTGCCGACGGCGGCTCCGTCGTGGACGACGGTACGAACGACGGCGACGGCACCAATGCGACCGACGACAAGAATACCAGCGATTCCAACAACGAGACCGAATCGCCGCCCGCGGACGAGACGGACGGTGACGGAAGCGACGACGGGAGCAGCGAGATGCCCGGGTTCGGCGTCCCCGCGGTCGTCGTCGCGCTGACGGCCGCAGCGCTCGTCGCCGTCCGGCGGACGGGCTGA
- a CDS encoding DEAD/DEAH box helicase, with protein sequence MSEGDVAAFTHLGPTVRGALSERGFSTPTAPQRLAIPPLSAGQHTLVIAPTGSGKTETAMLPVFDHLVADDGPPEGFGALYITPLRALNRDMRERLEWWGEYLDLEVDVRHGDTTQYQRGKQAEDPPDVLVTTPETVQAMLTGERLREALQDVSHVVIDEVHELAASKRGAQLAIGLERLHDLAGDMQRIGLSATVGDPGEVGQFLTGGRPCEIREIDVGSNVDVAVRNPEITAEDERLAGELMTEPDTASHVRLIRDIVAENESTLIFVNTRQTAEALGSRFNELDLPIGVHHGSLSKEARIEVEDRFKAGELDGLLCTSSMELGIDVGRVDHVVQYKSPRQVTRLLQRIGRAGHRQDEVSSGTIVTTRPDDTFEALSIARRARDGEVEPAAIHEGSLDVVANQLPGIVQSRGDTRFREAYETITRAYPFRDVPEETVREVASELHRNRIIWFDEGEDCLETTGGTWQYVYSNLSMIPDEETYEVHDIASSQQIGTLDERFVVNFAQPGEVFIQRGEMWRIAEIDDEEARVKVSPIEDPAGEVPSWIGQEIPVPAAVAGEVGEIRAVAEPQLSAGADAAAVGRELAHRYPGDEYTLTEACEQLERQVDAETPMPTADRLVLERRGRTVVLNAPFGHTANETLGRVLSSLLGQQAGSSVGLETDPYRIELEVPNSVATSDILAVLEETDPGHVEAIVELGLKNSDALAFRLAQVSAKFGALKRWQSNGSGRLSNERLLAALEDTPMYQESIREVFHEDLDVERASAVLEGIQSGEIELVTHRGRTPVGQGGRSSGGKELLAPENADASVINTVRERLQNDRIILLCTHCKEWKAKTKVRRVADQPECGECGSTRIAALNPWADEVVDAVRAAEKDEEQEKMTERAYRSASLVQSHGRQAVIAMAARGVGPHNAAQIINKLREDEDEFYRDILSKEREYARTQSFWD encoded by the coding sequence ATGAGTGAGGGCGACGTCGCGGCGTTTACGCACCTCGGACCGACCGTTCGCGGGGCGCTGTCCGAACGCGGCTTCTCGACGCCGACGGCACCGCAGCGACTGGCGATTCCGCCGCTGTCGGCCGGCCAGCACACGCTCGTGATCGCACCGACCGGGAGCGGCAAGACCGAGACGGCGATGTTGCCCGTTTTCGACCATCTGGTTGCGGATGACGGACCGCCAGAGGGGTTCGGAGCGCTCTATATCACCCCGCTGCGGGCGCTCAACCGCGACATGCGCGAACGCCTCGAGTGGTGGGGCGAGTACTTAGATCTCGAGGTGGACGTCCGCCACGGCGACACCACGCAGTATCAGCGGGGCAAACAGGCCGAGGATCCGCCGGACGTCCTGGTCACGACGCCGGAAACCGTCCAAGCGATGCTGACCGGCGAGCGTCTGCGCGAGGCGTTGCAGGACGTCTCCCACGTCGTGATCGACGAGGTGCACGAACTCGCGGCCTCCAAGCGAGGGGCACAGCTGGCGATCGGCCTCGAGCGCCTGCACGATCTGGCGGGCGACATGCAGCGGATCGGCCTCTCGGCCACGGTGGGCGATCCGGGGGAGGTCGGGCAGTTCCTGACCGGCGGCCGGCCCTGCGAGATCCGGGAGATCGACGTCGGCAGCAACGTCGACGTCGCCGTCCGTAATCCGGAGATCACTGCGGAGGACGAGCGGCTCGCGGGCGAACTGATGACCGAGCCGGACACGGCCAGCCACGTCCGGCTGATCCGCGATATCGTCGCCGAGAACGAGTCGACCCTGATCTTCGTCAACACGCGCCAAACTGCGGAGGCGCTGGGATCGCGGTTCAACGAACTCGACCTCCCGATCGGCGTCCACCACGGCTCGCTCTCGAAGGAGGCCCGCATCGAGGTCGAGGACCGGTTCAAAGCGGGCGAGCTCGACGGTCTGCTCTGTACGTCTTCGATGGAGCTGGGGATCGACGTCGGCCGGGTCGACCACGTCGTCCAGTACAAGAGCCCGCGGCAAGTGACGCGATTGCTGCAGCGAATCGGACGAGCGGGGCACCGGCAGGACGAGGTCTCGAGCGGCACCATCGTCACGACCCGGCCGGACGACACGTTCGAGGCGCTTTCGATCGCTCGCCGCGCCCGCGACGGCGAGGTCGAACCGGCCGCGATCCACGAGGGGAGCCTGGACGTCGTGGCCAACCAGCTTCCGGGGATCGTCCAGAGCCGCGGCGACACCCGCTTTCGGGAGGCTTACGAGACGATCACGCGCGCGTATCCGTTCCGCGACGTGCCCGAGGAGACGGTCCGCGAGGTCGCCTCGGAGCTCCACCGCAACCGAATCATCTGGTTCGACGAGGGAGAGGACTGCCTCGAGACCACCGGCGGCACCTGGCAGTACGTCTACTCGAACCTCTCGATGATCCCCGACGAGGAGACCTACGAGGTCCACGACATCGCCTCGAGCCAGCAGATCGGGACCCTAGACGAGCGGTTCGTGGTCAACTTCGCCCAGCCGGGCGAGGTCTTCATCCAGCGCGGCGAGATGTGGCGCATCGCCGAGATCGACGACGAAGAGGCCCGCGTGAAGGTGAGTCCGATCGAGGATCCCGCCGGCGAGGTGCCGTCGTGGATCGGTCAGGAAATCCCCGTCCCCGCTGCGGTGGCGGGCGAAGTGGGGGAGATTCGGGCCGTCGCGGAGCCGCAGCTGTCGGCGGGGGCGGACGCCGCCGCGGTCGGCCGCGAGCTGGCCCATCGGTATCCGGGCGACGAGTACACGCTGACCGAGGCCTGCGAGCAACTCGAGCGTCAGGTCGACGCGGAGACGCCGATGCCGACGGCGGATCGGCTCGTCCTCGAGCGACGGGGTCGGACCGTCGTCCTGAACGCGCCCTTCGGGCACACGGCCAACGAGACGCTCGGTCGCGTGCTCTCCTCGCTGCTCGGCCAGCAGGCGGGCTCTTCCGTGGGGCTGGAGACCGACCCCTACCGGATCGAACTCGAGGTGCCGAACTCGGTCGCGACCAGCGACATTCTGGCGGTGCTCGAGGAGACCGATCCCGGCCACGTCGAGGCGATCGTCGAACTCGGACTGAAGAACTCTGACGCGCTGGCCTTCCGGCTGGCGCAGGTCTCGGCGAAGTTCGGCGCGCTCAAGCGCTGGCAGAGCAACGGTTCCGGTCGGCTCTCGAACGAACGACTGCTCGCGGCCTTGGAGGACACGCCGATGTACCAGGAGTCGATCCGCGAGGTGTTCCACGAAGATCTGGACGTCGAGCGGGCGAGCGCGGTCCTCGAGGGGATCCAGTCGGGCGAGATCGAACTGGTGACCCACCGCGGTCGGACGCCGGTCGGGCAGGGCGGCCGCTCGTCGGGCGGGAAGGAGCTGCTGGCGCCGGAGAACGCCGACGCGAGCGTCATCAACACGGTCCGCGAGCGCCTGCAGAACGACCGGATCATCCTGCTGTGTACCCACTGCAAGGAGTGGAAGGCGAAGACGAAGGTCCGCCGCGTGGCCGACCAGCCCGAGTGCGGCGAGTGCGGCTCGACCCGGATCGCGGCGCTGAACCCGTGGGCCGACGAGGTCGTCGACGCGGTTCGCGCCGCGGAGAAAGACGAGGAACAGGAGAAGATGACCGAGCGCGCCTATCGGAGCGCGAGTCTCGTCCAGAGCCACGGGAGGCAGGCCGTCATCGCGATGGCGGCCCGCGGCGTCGGTCCGCACAACGCCGCCCAGATCATCAACAAACTCCGAGAGGACGAGGACGAGTTCTACCGCGACATCCTCTCGAA